A window of the Synechococcus sp. LTW-R genome harbors these coding sequences:
- a CDS encoding carboxysome peptide A — protein MLICKVVKPLVSTNRIADFQHKHLQVVLDGSTQKVAVDAVGAIPGDWVICVGSSAAREAAGSKSYPSDLTIVGIIDHWDPDAGKEMAAGKPQGAAK, from the coding sequence ATGTTGATCTGCAAAGTGGTGAAGCCACTGGTTTCCACCAACCGCATCGCGGACTTCCAGCACAAACACCTCCAGGTCGTGCTCGATGGCAGCACCCAGAAGGTGGCTGTCGATGCCGTCGGTGCCATCCCCGGCGATTGGGTGATTTGCGTCGGTAGCTCCGCGGCCCGCGAAGCGGCCGGCAGCAAGTCCTATCCGAGCGATCTGACGATCGTCGGAATCATCGACCACTGGGATCCAGACGCCGGCAAAGAGATGGCGGCGGGCAAACCCCAAGGGGCAGCCAAGTAA